From the Paenibacillus sp. MMS20-IR301 genome, the window CCGGATTGCGCTGGTTCATCTGGGCAGCCGCGAGGATGCCGAAGAAGCCACCCAGGATACCTTCATCAAGCTGATGGAGAAGGCTCCCGCATTCCAGGACGAGGAGCATCAGAAGGCATGGCTGATCCGGGTGATCACCAATCATTGTAAGAATCTGCTGGGCAGAGGCTGGCGCAAGCGCGAAGTCAAGCTTGAAGGGATGGAGCCGGCGGCAGCCGGGAATCCCGAAGAGCTGGCGGTCCTGCAGCTTGTGATGGCAATGCCTGTGAAGTATAGAACCGTTATCCATTTGTATTATTACGAGGATTACCCTATCCAGAAAATCAGCGAAATTCTGCGGATCAGCGAGTCCGCCGTGAAGATGAGACTGAGGCGCGGGCGGCAGCTGTTAAAACTGGAGCTGGAAGGAGCGGAATCAGAGTGAACGAGGAACAGTTTCGCACAAACTATAAGAAAGCGGTGGATGGTATGAAAGCAAGCGATGAAATGAAACGCGGATTGGCAGATAAAATGGAGCAGAAACGGCGTCCCCGGAAGCCCGTCTATATTGCAGCGAGCGTTCTGCTCGCCGCCGGCATCGGCCTTGCCGGACCTAGTATCTGGCAGCAGCTGAACGGTCCCGCAGCGCCTGCGCAAGTGGCCCAGGTCACTCCGCAAAGTCCGGGTACTGGCGGTTCGGCTGCAGGTACAGCCGCAGGTGTTGTAATCCCCAAGATTGAGCTGCCGGATAAAGACACTGGCGCCTCAGCTGATATGGTTGCCCTTGTCGTATATAAGGGCAATGTTTACACCCAGGCGGCCACCCGCATCGACGCAGCAGATGCCGCAGCGCTGCGCGGTGAGAAGCTGGGCCGCACGAGCGGCGGCATCGATGAATGGAGCAGCCAGGAGGATTACACCGAGCTAGCCTCCAATATCGGAGAGACGGATATCTATGCCGTTAACGGATACGGCTCCGACTTTCTGGTGATGTCGTATAACGAAATTGACGGCCAGGTGTATGCAGACCTGTATGAGCATACGAACGGCATCACCATTAACAGCGGTGCCGACCTGTTCGGCAAGCTGAATCTGCAGGGCCGGGTTGCCTCTGCCGATTGGGAGAGCTTCGCCAGCTGGAACAACGGACTGCAGGAGCTCGCGCCGCTCTCTGACAGCACAGCGCTGGAAGGCTTCCTGACAGCCCTTGATACCGCCACGCCGCTGGCAGCGGAGCCGCTGACCGAGCAGGGCATCTATGACAGCGAAGACCGCAAGATTATATACCTGCAGCTTGACGATAAAGCCGAGGTGCAGCTGACGCTGTTCGGCCAGGGGCTGGTCCGCTACGGCAATGCTCCCGTATTCTTCGAGGTTGAGTCCGGTGCGTTCCAGGCGCTGTGGAACAGCATGACACCATAAGATTATTGCATTGCAGATCTTGTAATGTTTAAAGGCCATCCTTAGCGGGATGGCCTTTGTACTGCATTTAATTCCTGTACAAAGCAGGAGTCAGAATGGCGAACCTTGACCGCAGACCGTGTGTCTGCATTTATTCCATCTGTTACCGGTAAGCCCCACTCGCTCAACCCTCATCCAGTTCATACAGGGACGCATCCACCGCTTGCACAAAAGGCGTCCATTCGCCGTTCGTATACAGCTGCAGCCGGTGCATCGCGCGTGTACATGCGGTATAAAAGAGCTTGCGTTCGCTCTCCCGCTGGTACGTCTGCGGCGCGGCATCATAGATCAGTACAGCATCGAATTCCACGCCTTTGGCCAGATAAGCCGGGATTACCTGTATGCCTTGCTCAAAGTTCGGTGTCTTTTTGGTAACCAGCCGCAGTCCTGGAACACCGGCAGCTTCCAACGCCTCATAAGCTTCAACACTCTCCGCAGCCGTCTTCGTAATTACAGCAATCGAGTTATAGGCTTCAGCCTTCAGCGCAGCAAGATCCTTTGCTATACGTCCTGCCCGCTGCTCGTCGCCCTGCGTCTTTACCAGCACCGGCTTCCGGCCTCTCCGCTCAAAAGGTATAATTGCCTCACCGCCAGGCAGCAGCGGCTTCGTAAATTCCACGATTTCAAAGGTCGAGCGGTAGCTGCGGACCAGCTGGAACTGGCGGGTCTCCTCCTCCCCGTAGAGCTGAACCAGCGGCGAGCGGCTTCCTGACAGATTCGTTGCCTGCGTGAAGATTGCCTGGCCGAAATCACCGAGGACCGTCATCCGGGCACGGGGGAAGAGCTTCCGCAGAAACTCATACTGGAACATGGAGTAATCCTGCCCCTCATCAATGAACAGATGGCGCACCTGCGTGTTCGTCCGTGTCCCCTCAATCAGTTCTTTTAAATAGAGATAAGGTGTCGCATCTTCATAGAAAAGCTCGAGCCGGTCCAGCTTCGCTTTGGTCTGGTCACAGATTTCCGTCCAATGCTCCGGCACTCCGGCTTCACCCGTCATTTCCCTGTAGGCCTGTTCATCCCTGAACAGTTGACGGTACAGCCCGCTGATATCCGCAAACAGGAACTGCTTCACACTCCGCCGCAGCGGCCGGAACTGCTTCTTCACGACCATCTGGCTGAGCAGCGCTTCCTCACGCTCGGCGTAATCAAAGTCACTCTCATCCTTGCGGCGCTTGTTCTGCATCACTTCCTGAATCCGTTCGAATTTCTCGGCAAAATCAAAGACCCCCCGCTCACTGTGCAGCATCCGGAACACTTCCGCATATTGGCTGGAATCCAGATAGTTCAGCTCCTCTTCCACCCAGGCCGCCCCCTGCTCCTCTTTCTCCAGCCGGCCCAGCTCTTCAAGCAGCCATTTCTGCACCAGGGCGATGCGGTTCGCCAGACGGATGGAAGGATCCAGGCTGTATAGCTTCGATTTCATCTGCTCCCCGGAGATAATCACCCGTTCCCGGAAAATAATATCCTTAAACAGCATTCCTTCGTGTCCCAGCCACCGTGAATATCCCTGAAGTGCCTGAAGATACGTCTCCGAGGCTTTATACTCCATCGCCTGCATACGGGCCGCATAGCCTTCGCCATCAAGATCCGTCAGCACATATTCAATCTGGTCGAACGGGTCCTCCAGCCGGAAATCATCTCCCAGCCAAGTTTCCAGGTACTCCTGAAAGGTGGCCTGCTGCATGTTTTCTTCGCCAAGCTCAGGCAGCACTGTAGAAACATAGCTGTTAAACATCGGGTTCGGAGAAAATAATACAATCTGGTCCGCCGTCAGCCGCTCCCGGTGTTTATAGAGCAGGTAGGCTACGCGCTGGAGCGCTGCCGAGGTTTTACCGCTGCCGGCCGCCCCCTGTACGATGAGCATCCGGCTGCTGTCATTGCGGATAATCGCATTCTGCTCCGCCTGAATCGTGGCAACAATGCTTTTCATCTGTGAATCCGCACCTTTGCCGAGCACCTGCTGCAGCAATTCGTCACCGATCGTTACACTTGAATCGAACAGATGCTGAAGCTGGCCGTTACGGATCAGGTATTGCCGCTTCAGTTCCATCGTACCTGTGATCAGGCCGCCAGGTGTCTCAAAGGCAGCGCTGCCGGGCGGATAGTCATAATACAGGCTCGCAATGGGAGTGCGCCAGTCATAGACAATGAAGTTTAAGCCATCGGTATCTGCAAAAGAGGACACACCAATGTAGACCTGCTCCGCTGTGCTCTGGCCGTCCTCATGGAAGTCAATCCGCCCGAAATAGGGGGATGGCAGCAGCCGCTTCATATTGCGCCACTGCTGCAGCCGCCGCGCATACCGCCGTTCCCGTTCTGACAGGACCATGCTCTGCTGGTTAACCGTAAGAAAGGTTTCCTGGAAGTCCTCATCCGTGCTGGTATTGACGGTAACCTCTTCCCAGAATCTTTTGCGGATATCGGCTGCCTGCTCTTTCAATTGGCCTACTTCCGGCTCCAGTCCGGCGATTTCCGCGTGCAGCTTCTCCTTAACCTGCTCCAGCCACTGCTCCTCCTGTTGCCAGTCACTCAGATTCTTCATCCCCTGAACACTCCTTCTTCTCAAAAAAGTCCGCTTGACAAACCGGATGTACATTTGCTACAATTAAAATATAAATAAAATGCGTCACCTGTGTTAAATTACATTTAATTGTCGGCAGTTCTTCAACATTAACATATTCAATCCTCTATTGCAATTATTTTTGTGCATACTAAAAACCCTGGCGCTTCCGCCAGGGTTTTGCCGTGTCTGTATTCAAATTACCTGCATCGTTAGATCCGTTAGACAGGCCGTTCAATGG encodes:
- the helD gene encoding RNA polymerase recycling motor HelD gives rise to the protein MKNLSDWQQEEQWLEQVKEKLHAEIAGLEPEVGQLKEQAADIRKRFWEEVTVNTSTDEDFQETFLTVNQQSMVLSERERRYARRLQQWRNMKRLLPSPYFGRIDFHEDGQSTAEQVYIGVSSFADTDGLNFIVYDWRTPIASLYYDYPPGSAAFETPGGLITGTMELKRQYLIRNGQLQHLFDSSVTIGDELLQQVLGKGADSQMKSIVATIQAEQNAIIRNDSSRMLIVQGAAGSGKTSAALQRVAYLLYKHRERLTADQIVLFSPNPMFNSYVSTVLPELGEENMQQATFQEYLETWLGDDFRLEDPFDQIEYVLTDLDGEGYAARMQAMEYKASETYLQALQGYSRWLGHEGMLFKDIIFRERVIISGEQMKSKLYSLDPSIRLANRIALVQKWLLEELGRLEKEEQGAAWVEEELNYLDSSQYAEVFRMLHSERGVFDFAEKFERIQEVMQNKRRKDESDFDYAEREEALLSQMVVKKQFRPLRRSVKQFLFADISGLYRQLFRDEQAYREMTGEAGVPEHWTEICDQTKAKLDRLELFYEDATPYLYLKELIEGTRTNTQVRHLFIDEGQDYSMFQYEFLRKLFPRARMTVLGDFGQAIFTQATNLSGSRSPLVQLYGEEETRQFQLVRSYRSTFEIVEFTKPLLPGGEAIIPFERRGRKPVLVKTQGDEQRAGRIAKDLAALKAEAYNSIAVITKTAAESVEAYEALEAAGVPGLRLVTKKTPNFEQGIQVIPAYLAKGVEFDAVLIYDAAPQTYQRESERKLFYTACTRAMHRLQLYTNGEWTPFVQAVDASLYELDEG
- a CDS encoding sigma-70 family RNA polymerase sigma factor, translating into MQRSMTRPGQHVMKSYEQYAEMLFRIALVHLGSREDAEEATQDTFIKLMEKAPAFQDEEHQKAWLIRVITNHCKNLLGRGWRKREVKLEGMEPAAAGNPEELAVLQLVMAMPVKYRTVIHLYYYEDYPIQKISEILRISESAVKMRLRRGRQLLKLELEGAESE